One Entomomonas asaccharolytica DNA segment encodes these proteins:
- a CDS encoding lambda exonuclease family protein, producing MIMYNCSQGSDEWFKARAGCITASMFKVARSKINTLTVQQSIYVNAIKQGLPEKEALEKASYKARPKADSIAKALRGEKVGEFSEQAKNYALKVAIERISGQPLDEGYQTWQARRGNELEPLARMEHEAQTGFLVKEVGIVKTDDGVFGASADGFINDDGGSEYKCFLAPDKLRAIYLDEDISDVIDQVQGCMWITGRKWWHVCLYCPALESVGKQLWYKEFKRDDDYIEQLEADLLEFKLLVDEYEKRLRG from the coding sequence ATGATTATGTATAACTGTTCACAAGGAAGTGATGAATGGTTTAAAGCGCGTGCAGGCTGTATTACTGCAAGCATGTTTAAAGTAGCAAGGAGCAAGATAAATACTTTAACAGTTCAACAAAGCATTTACGTTAATGCTATCAAACAAGGTTTACCAGAAAAAGAAGCTTTAGAGAAAGCCAGTTATAAGGCTAGACCTAAAGCTGATTCTATAGCTAAAGCTCTTAGAGGTGAAAAAGTAGGTGAGTTTTCAGAGCAAGCCAAAAACTATGCTTTAAAAGTAGCCATTGAACGTATATCAGGACAGCCATTAGATGAAGGTTATCAAACTTGGCAAGCCAGAAGAGGCAATGAGTTAGAACCTTTAGCGCGTATGGAACACGAAGCGCAAACAGGATTTCTAGTTAAGGAAGTAGGCATTGTAAAAACTGATGACGGTGTTTTTGGTGCTAGTGCTGATGGCTTTATTAATGATGACGGTGGCTCTGAATATAAATGTTTTCTAGCCCCTGACAAGTTAAGAGCTATTTATCTTGATGAAGATATTTCTGACGTAATAGATCAGGTTCAAGGCTGTATGTGGATTACTGGTCGTAAATGGTGGCATGTGTGCTTGTACTGCCCTGCTCTTGAATCGGTAGGCAAACAGCTTTGGTACAAAGAGTTTAAACGTGATGATGATTATATAGAGCAACTAGAAGCTGACTTATTAGAGTTTAAGCTGCTAGTTGATGAATATGAAAAAAGATTAAGAGGTTAA
- the mobH gene encoding MobH family relaxase, translating to MLIKLRTLLGLVDKKTIPSEVKHNLQQGYLQPLSAKELLQTDLRQAILSHIWQHTSLSKENFYTIYLLPIERYAQLVQQFPASESHHHAYLGGMLDHGLELIANALRLRQSYLLPPGAPPEDQAVQADAWTAAIAYGGLLHDIGKIAVDIHVQLQDGTHWHPWMEPIKQPYRFKYIKGRDYHLHDAAAGLLYNKIIAPEIMNWLSNYPELWSNLLNLLAGRYEQAGVLGEIVNKADKISTAKNIGANPDKAIQAPNNSLQKKLITALQHLIKNELIINKTPGDAWLTNTGLWLMSKTVADKVRAYLLSNGFEGIPSNNTKLFDELQSFGIIQATEEEKAIWKATVSDQSNNWQQEFSLIRILPTLIWNNTEQTPSVFDGTIAFSEDKPTKTTNEPEINLLAEPTVKQTNLDTGQEHNLINNTDNTVNLLEDTPSNILTQSPVKETKNFELNTEDDTDNILALFNDDITPERSEINDEINNTECKEVVNKNKQSFEITEKIDNPEKSQPAFIINAQQELSPKEIGKHFVNWLQFKIEHHKLPINDSNAKLHIIEQQLLIVSPGIFQRFTHEHPEIEQLKAKSIKLETWRWVQRGFEQQKLHKKRPDELNIWQCEVKGPRKKGKIIQGYLLNSESFYKEFIPHDNPFLTLKTETETQQDNLSN from the coding sequence ATGCTCATTAAACTACGAACACTACTTGGGTTGGTGGATAAAAAGACCATACCCAGTGAAGTTAAACATAACTTGCAACAGGGTTATTTACAGCCATTATCGGCAAAAGAACTACTGCAAACAGACCTAAGACAAGCGATATTAAGTCATATATGGCAGCATACCTCCTTATCTAAAGAAAACTTCTACACCATCTATCTACTGCCTATAGAACGCTATGCTCAACTGGTACAACAATTCCCTGCCTCTGAAAGCCACCACCATGCCTATTTAGGTGGAATGCTAGATCATGGTTTAGAACTGATCGCCAATGCCCTAAGATTGCGTCAAAGCTACTTATTACCACCTGGAGCACCACCAGAAGACCAAGCTGTCCAAGCCGATGCTTGGACAGCAGCTATCGCCTATGGAGGACTACTCCACGATATAGGTAAAATTGCTGTCGATATACATGTACAGCTACAAGATGGAACACACTGGCATCCTTGGATGGAACCAATCAAACAACCCTATCGCTTTAAATACATCAAAGGACGCGACTACCATCTACATGATGCAGCAGCAGGGCTACTCTACAACAAAATCATTGCACCAGAAATAATGAACTGGTTATCCAACTATCCAGAACTGTGGAGCAACCTACTTAACTTACTAGCAGGGCGTTATGAACAGGCAGGTGTGTTGGGTGAAATTGTTAACAAAGCGGACAAAATCTCTACTGCTAAAAATATTGGAGCTAATCCTGACAAAGCTATCCAAGCTCCTAACAACTCACTTCAGAAAAAACTGATTACAGCCTTACAACACTTGATTAAAAATGAATTGATCATCAACAAAACACCAGGTGATGCATGGTTAACCAACACAGGCTTGTGGTTAATGAGCAAAACAGTAGCTGACAAAGTAAGAGCCTACCTACTAAGCAATGGATTTGAAGGCATTCCTAGCAACAACACCAAACTATTTGACGAACTACAATCCTTTGGCATTATCCAAGCCACAGAAGAGGAAAAAGCTATATGGAAAGCCACTGTGAGCGATCAATCAAACAACTGGCAACAAGAATTCTCTCTGATCAGAATATTGCCTACCTTAATCTGGAACAATACAGAACAAACACCTTCAGTATTTGATGGAACTATTGCTTTTAGTGAAGATAAACCAACCAAAACAACCAATGAACCAGAAATAAACCTATTGGCTGAACCAACTGTTAAGCAAACAAATTTAGACACGGGTCAAGAACATAATCTAATCAATAATACTGATAACACAGTCAACCTATTAGAAGATACGCCAAGCAATATACTTACTCAGTCACCTGTCAAAGAAACCAAAAACTTTGAACTTAATACTGAAGATGATACAGATAACATACTTGCGCTATTTAATGATGATATAACCCCAGAAAGATCAGAAATAAATGATGAAATCAATAATACAGAATGTAAAGAAGTAGTAAATAAAAATAAACAATCGTTTGAAATAACAGAAAAAATAGACAACCCAGAAAAATCACAACCAGCCTTTATTATCAATGCACAGCAAGAACTTTCACCCAAAGAAATAGGTAAACACTTTGTAAATTGGCTTCAATTTAAAATTGAACATCATAAACTACCTATCAATGACAGCAACGCCAAACTACACATAATCGAACAACAGCTCCTCATAGTTTCACCAGGTATCTTTCAGCGATTTACTCACGAACACCCTGAAATAGAACAACTTAAAGCAAAATCGATCAAACTGGAAACATGGCGTTGGGTACAAAGAGGGTTTGAACAACAAAAACTCCATAAAAAACGACCCGATGAACTCAATATATGGCAATGCGAAGTCAAAGGGCCACGTAAAAAGGGCAAAATCATTCAAGGCTATTTATTAAATTCAGAATCGTTTTACAAAGAATTTATACCTCATGACAACCCCTTTTTAACCTTAAAAACTGAAACAGAGACACAGCAAGATAACTTAAGCAATTAA
- a CDS encoding helix-turn-helix transcriptional regulator, with protein sequence MKQINDLLNKLTKREREICILLINGYPAKQVGFELGIAEPTVKRLTTNIFNKLGINNKTQLVSFVFTDFIKNIANNSFDNPVDAANQFLSSLQVEPT encoded by the coding sequence ATGAAACAGATTAATGACTTATTGAACAAGCTAACTAAAAGAGAAAGAGAAATTTGTATTTTGTTAATCAATGGTTATCCAGCAAAACAAGTTGGTTTTGAGTTGGGAATTGCAGAACCAACCGTAAAACGTCTTACGACAAACATATTTAATAAGTTAGGTATTAACAATAAAACACAGTTAGTCAGCTTTGTATTCACAGATTTTATTAAGAATATTGCTAATAACTCTTTTGATAATCCAGTTGATGCAGCCAATCAATTTTTGAGTAGTTTACAGGTAGAGCCTACTTAG
- a CDS encoding Lar family restriction alleviation protein: MTELKPCACGGESLLNSYFNDVFHYVECTKCGITTPRLSSKSEVIRIWNTRQPAINWQPIEELPREPMPILLHGQGRPKYLPAQILEANGEGICLIATEGGVSNFGTIKKIYTHFLELTPPNS; this comes from the coding sequence ATGACAGAACTTAAACCATGTGCTTGTGGTGGCGAATCTTTGCTAAACAGTTACTTTAACGATGTTTTTCATTATGTTGAATGTACTAAATGCGGAATAACTACACCGCGATTATCTTCTAAATCTGAAGTAATCAGAATATGGAACACTCGCCAACCAGCTATTAACTGGCAGCCTATAGAGGAATTACCTAGAGAGCCAATGCCTATTTTACTGCATGGACAAGGCAGGCCTAAATATTTACCAGCCCAAATATTAGAGGCAAATGGTGAAGGAATTTGTCTTATAGCTACTGAAGGTGGCGTATCTAATTTTGGTACTATTAAAAAAATATATACCCACTTTTTAGAACTAACACCGCCTAATTCCTAA
- a CDS encoding tyrosine-type recombinase/integrase, with the protein MVPVIYTCQELLEEFLFSRIIRKDTVSSYRKAINKLQTLLNEHQGMDIHSIEPKLLLTWRRKELNRGLAYVSWNTYIRHLKAIFNYGIEHNLLHYPKNPFLELTVPVPKKKKKTITEFSIVLAREYLEETQAKDQQGQPVGKLHPVWFWRTVFETFYYTGIRRNQLIHLRLRDVDLRNQLINIRFEGSKTHREYQVPICDSLLPWLENIIQIAVRKGFNKDDQLFNVNRYTLKARKNLTKEMTLDRVSNVFQSLSIELSSRITPHRFRHTLGTDLMKDPDRNLHLVKDLMGHTNLKTTLEYIETDISSIKQILDTRNTLKGRKFSQV; encoded by the coding sequence ATGGTACCCGTTATATATACCTGCCAAGAACTACTTGAAGAATTTTTATTCTCCCGAATTATTCGAAAAGATACAGTCAGCAGCTATCGTAAAGCTATCAACAAACTACAAACACTCCTTAATGAACACCAAGGAATGGATATCCATAGCATTGAGCCTAAACTACTACTTACATGGCGAAGAAAAGAACTTAACCGAGGATTAGCCTATGTGAGTTGGAACACCTATATTAGGCACCTAAAAGCCATCTTCAACTACGGTATAGAACACAACCTACTCCATTATCCTAAAAACCCCTTCTTAGAACTCACTGTTCCAGTACCTAAAAAAAAGAAAAAAACCATTACTGAATTTTCAATCGTACTGGCTAGAGAATATTTAGAAGAGACTCAAGCAAAGGATCAACAAGGGCAACCTGTTGGCAAACTACATCCTGTATGGTTTTGGCGAACAGTCTTTGAAACTTTCTATTATACAGGTATTAGACGTAACCAACTCATTCATTTGAGACTCAGAGACGTAGACCTAAGAAACCAATTAATTAACATACGATTCGAAGGCTCAAAGACTCATCGAGAATACCAAGTACCTATCTGCGATAGCTTATTGCCTTGGCTAGAAAATATTATCCAAATAGCTGTTCGCAAAGGGTTTAACAAAGATGACCAACTCTTTAATGTTAACCGCTATACCTTAAAAGCTAGAAAAAACCTAACCAAAGAAATGACCTTAGACAGAGTATCTAATGTCTTTCAATCCCTTTCCATAGAACTCAGCAGCAGAATCACCCCACATCGTTTCAGACATACACTAGGAACAGACCTGATGAAAGACCCTGATCGTAATCTGCATTTAGTCAAAGATTTGATGGGGCATACTAACCTAAAAACCACCTTAGAATATATAGAAACGGATATTAGCTCCATCAAGCAAATATTAGATACTCGTAACACATTGAAAGGACGAAAATTTAGTCAGGTTTAA
- a CDS encoding class I SAM-dependent methyltransferase — translation MNAQCSPIAGELVDSNPFFAPVAYNRVDDLLSEFTFKKNKINSFSENLIKEMDEVSGYFGNYYAKKNNGNYPPRLEYLTNKEGAIKSLEAEYWQKIINLTGVLDIMPEKRRAELNKQISEYETIEFNRDNIQATVISLLTDREKFFAERVDGVFRALSGNHVTNQPEGFSKRMILEYVNDGHIYYGNYTKKGYLHDLRVIVRKFAGLPNDSSYNTTNDLIRTANRVTGQWMSIDGGHIRLRVYKKGTAHVEINPEMAWKLNNVLAYLYPTAIPPRFREKPKKQAKEFKLMEKPLPSEVIVFLTQCTRISYNSIEFKTYGVNQYIIDEAAEVLKQIGGVKTTEETVRGSHWVTYSFDYPVDSIIDEIVQTGEIPHYKSYQFYPTPENIAKEAIEIAEIGETDQCLEPSAGIGGLADFMPKDRTLCVEISELHSKILKEKGFTVVNGDFIELAEKTNKRFDRIVMNPPYSEGRWKAHIEAASKLLNENGKLVAVLPASAKDKELLKGFKHTYSPVYDNEFSSTSISVVIVKIE, via the coding sequence ATGAACGCTCAATGCTCTCCTATTGCTGGCGAATTAGTAGATAGCAATCCTTTCTTTGCTCCTGTTGCTTACAACAGAGTTGATGATTTACTTTCTGAATTTACTTTTAAGAAAAATAAGATTAATAGTTTTTCTGAAAATCTTATTAAAGAAATGGATGAAGTATCAGGTTATTTTGGAAATTACTATGCTAAAAAGAATAATGGTAATTATCCGCCTCGTCTTGAGTATTTAACAAATAAAGAAGGTGCTATTAAGTCTTTAGAAGCTGAATATTGGCAAAAAATTATTAACCTTACTGGCGTATTAGACATTATGCCAGAAAAACGTAGAGCTGAATTAAATAAGCAAATTAGCGAATATGAAACCATAGAGTTTAATAGAGACAATATACAGGCTACTGTAATAAGTCTTTTAACTGATAGGGAAAAGTTTTTTGCTGAACGTGTGGATGGCGTTTTTAGAGCATTATCAGGCAATCATGTTACTAATCAGCCTGAAGGCTTTAGTAAAAGGATGATTCTTGAGTATGTTAATGATGGACATATTTATTATGGAAATTATACAAAGAAAGGATATTTACATGATCTAAGGGTAATAGTAAGGAAATTCGCAGGGCTTCCTAATGACTCTAGTTATAATACTACTAATGATCTAATACGCACAGCAAATAGAGTTACAGGTCAATGGATGTCAATTGATGGTGGCCACATTAGATTAAGAGTTTATAAAAAAGGTACTGCTCACGTTGAAATTAATCCTGAAATGGCTTGGAAATTAAATAATGTATTAGCGTATTTATATCCTACTGCTATTCCGCCTAGATTCAGAGAAAAACCAAAAAAACAGGCTAAAGAATTTAAGCTAATGGAAAAGCCATTACCTAGTGAAGTTATTGTATTTCTAACGCAATGCACAAGAATAAGTTACAACTCTATAGAGTTTAAAACTTATGGCGTTAATCAATATATTATTGATGAAGCTGCTGAAGTATTAAAACAAATAGGCGGTGTTAAAACTACCGAAGAAACTGTTAGGGGTAGCCATTGGGTAACATACTCATTTGACTATCCAGTTGACAGCATAATTGATGAAATAGTCCAAACGGGTGAAATACCACATTATAAAAGCTATCAGTTTTATCCTACGCCTGAAAATATTGCTAAAGAGGCTATAGAAATAGCTGAAATAGGCGAAACAGATCAATGTTTAGAGCCTAGTGCTGGTATAGGCGGACTTGCCGATTTCATGCCTAAAGATAGAACATTATGTGTAGAAATAAGCGAGCTACACAGTAAAATCCTTAAAGAAAAAGGATTTACAGTTGTTAATGGTGATTTTATCGAACTGGCTGAAAAAACTAATAAACGCTTTGATCGTATTGTAATGAATCCGCCATACAGTGAAGGACGTTGGAAAGCTCATATTGAAGCAGCTAGCAAGCTACTTAATGAAAATGGGAAGCTTGTTGCAGTATTACCAGCAAGTGCAAAAGATAAAGAACTATTGAAAGGCTTTAAACATACCTATTCACCCGTGTATGACAATGAGTTTTCAAGTACAAGCATTTCAGTAGTAATAGTTAAGATTGAATAA
- a CDS encoding Y-family DNA polymerase → MIGLIDCNNFYASCERVFNPKLEGKPIGILSNNDGCVIARSNEIKPLVPMGMPAFKISPDIRKHITLLSSNYELYGDMSRRVFNTINEEVSDLEIYSIDEAFIHLLAYANPVDYCKHLRKIIKRNTGIPVSIGLSSSKTLAKLANHVAKKNPEYEGVCLLNADDTLLDDLLKELPTSEIWGVGSRIATKLLSLGIETAWQLREADLKYIRKHFSVLLERTILELRGVSCIELDDFETPKKNIMTSRSLSHTTSNLYYLSQAIRLHVNRGAEKLRKQNSVAQAVMVFLKTNRFQESHPQYNPSIVIPLPFPTDDTSVIANTAKEGLKAIYRKNYLFMKTGIMLLDLIDKDRMQLDLFNSSQPVEKQSRDKLMGTIDKINSKMGRGTIQVGCTKASANTSIKRNFLSKRFTTRWNELPVVKV, encoded by the coding sequence GTGATTGGTCTTATTGATTGCAATAACTTTTATGCTTCTTGTGAACGTGTATTTAACCCAAAACTTGAAGGTAAACCCATAGGTATTCTTTCCAACAATGATGGCTGTGTCATAGCTCGTTCTAATGAGATTAAGCCTCTTGTGCCTATGGGAATGCCTGCTTTTAAAATATCTCCTGATATTCGTAAACATATCACTTTACTTAGTTCTAATTATGAGCTTTATGGAGATATGAGCCGAAGGGTATTTAACACGATTAATGAGGAAGTTTCAGATTTGGAAATTTATTCAATAGATGAAGCTTTTATTCATTTATTAGCTTATGCCAATCCTGTTGATTATTGTAAGCATTTAAGAAAGATCATTAAACGTAATACAGGTATACCCGTTAGTATTGGTCTATCATCCAGTAAAACCCTCGCGAAGCTAGCCAATCATGTAGCAAAAAAGAATCCTGAATATGAGGGAGTCTGTCTTTTAAATGCCGATGATACATTATTAGATGATCTATTAAAGGAATTACCTACTTCAGAGATATGGGGTGTTGGCAGTAGAATCGCTACTAAATTATTATCATTGGGAATAGAAACTGCTTGGCAGTTGCGAGAGGCCGATTTAAAGTATATTAGAAAGCATTTTTCAGTACTTTTGGAACGTACTATTCTTGAGTTACGTGGAGTTTCTTGTATTGAGTTAGATGATTTTGAGACTCCCAAAAAGAATATAATGACTTCAAGAAGTTTGTCACATACTACAAGTAATCTTTATTATTTGAGTCAAGCCATTAGATTACATGTTAATAGAGGTGCTGAAAAGTTAAGAAAACAAAACTCTGTTGCACAAGCTGTAATGGTTTTTCTGAAAACAAATCGCTTTCAAGAAAGTCACCCACAATACAATCCTTCTATTGTTATTCCTTTACCCTTTCCTACTGATGATACCAGTGTAATTGCTAATACCGCTAAAGAAGGATTAAAAGCTATTTATCGTAAGAACTATTTATTTATGAAAACAGGTATTATGTTACTGGATCTCATAGATAAAGATCGTATGCAATTAGACTTATTTAATTCTTCACAACCAGTTGAGAAACAAAGTCGTGATAAACTGATGGGTACCATTGATAAGATTAATAGTAAGATGGGAAGAGGTACTATACAAGTGGGTTGTACTAAAGCTAGTGCTAACACAAGTATAAAACGAAACTTTCTCAGTAAGCGTTTTACAACCAGATGGAATGAACTACCCGTTGTTAAAGTTTAA
- the ssb gene encoding single-stranded DNA-binding protein: MAQRGINKVILVGNIGNEPEMRYMPNGNAVTTVSLATSDTWKDKNTGEQKERTEWHRVTFFGKIAEIVGQYVHKGSKLYVEGRLQTRKWEDQQGIERYTTEIMVDMGGTMQLLDSRQDANNGYGQQYPNQQPQQQRQQYNNSQQFQQPQDQQRPQQPAPNFDDFDDSIPF; encoded by the coding sequence ATGGCTCAAAGGGGCATTAATAAAGTTATATTAGTAGGTAACATAGGCAATGAACCAGAAATGCGTTATATGCCTAATGGCAATGCAGTGACTACTGTTTCATTAGCTACTTCTGACACATGGAAAGACAAAAATACAGGAGAACAAAAAGAGCGTACTGAATGGCATAGAGTAACTTTCTTTGGCAAGATTGCTGAGATTGTAGGCCAGTATGTACACAAAGGTTCTAAACTGTATGTTGAGGGTCGTTTACAAACTAGGAAATGGGAAGATCAACAAGGTATAGAACGGTACACAACTGAAATAATGGTTGATATGGGCGGTACAATGCAACTGCTAGACAGTCGTCAAGATGCAAATAATGGTTATGGTCAACAGTACCCTAACCAGCAACCACAGCAACAAAGACAACAATACAATAATTCACAGCAATTTCAACAACCTCAAGATCAACAAAGACCACAACAGCCAGCACCTAATTTTGATGATTTTGATGATTCAATCCCCTTCTAG
- a CDS encoding DUF4224 domain-containing protein: MSEVLDEDDVFRLTRRKHTKPQREVLDAMGIRYFVHPVDNVIIIPKSSIQIEDKTKVKRQPKWNDNG, from the coding sequence ATGAGTGAAGTATTAGATGAAGATGATGTATTTCGATTAACTAGACGTAAACATACAAAACCACAACGAGAAGTATTAGACGCTATGGGAATTAGGTATTTTGTCCACCCTGTAGACAATGTAATTATTATCCCTAAATCCTCTATTCAAATTGAAGATAAAACAAAAGTTAAGAGACAGCCAAAATGGAACGACAACGGATAA
- a CDS encoding tyrosine-type recombinase/integrase, with protein MMSKLQSLLIKHQTFSIYNLEKTLLINWRREELDRGLKASSWNSYVRHLKAIFNYAIKEGILEYEKNPFLELSVPVPKKKKKTLTAFSIVNTRQYFEEIQAKDEQGQPVGKLHPVWFWRTVFETFYYTGIRRNQLIHLRLSDVDLRSQLLHIRLEGSKTHREYQVPICDSLLPWLENIIQRATIKGFNQSDQLFNVNRYTLKARKNLTEEMTLDRVSNVFEFISKKVGSRITPHRFRHTLGTDLMKDPDRNLHLVKELMGHTNIKTTLEYVEPDIKMIKQALDNRRVVGYCK; from the coding sequence ATGATGAGTAAGCTACAAAGTTTACTTATAAAACATCAAACATTTAGTATTTATAACCTTGAAAAAACACTGCTTATCAATTGGAGAAGAGAAGAGCTAGACAGAGGACTAAAAGCTTCCAGTTGGAATAGCTATGTTAGACATTTAAAAGCCATCTTTAATTATGCCATCAAGGAGGGCATATTAGAGTATGAGAAAAATCCTTTTTTAGAACTCTCTGTTCCAGTACCTAAGAAAAAGAAAAAAACATTGACTGCATTCTCTATAGTCAATACAAGACAATATTTTGAAGAAATCCAAGCAAAGGATGAACAAGGACAACCTGTTGGTAAACTGCACCCTGTATGGTTTTGGCGAACAGTTTTTGAAACCTTTTACTACACAGGTATTAGAAGAAACCAACTGATCCATTTAAGACTAAGCGATGTTGACCTAAGAAGTCAACTGCTTCATATTCGCTTAGAAGGCTCCAAGACTCATCGAGAATACCAAGTACCTATCTGTGATAGCTTATTGCCTTGGCTAGAAAACATTATCCAAAGAGCTACTATAAAAGGTTTTAATCAAAGTGACCAACTCTTTAATGTTAATCGCTATACATTAAAAGCAAGAAAAAATCTAACAGAAGAAATGACCTTAGACAGAGTATCCAATGTGTTTGAATTTATCTCTAAAAAAGTTGGTAGTAGGATTACCCCTCATCGATTTAGACATACATTAGGCACAGACCTAATGAAAGATCCTGATCGTAATTTACATTTAGTCAAAGAACTGATGGGACATACTAATATAAAAACCACTTTAGAATATGTTGAACCCGATATAAAAATGATCAAACAGGCTTTAGATAACAGACGAGTAGTGGGGTATTGTAAATAA
- a CDS encoding tyrosine-type recombinase/integrase: MERQRIKTFAQSVRWKNGAWRYRVPRWVSEAQRKQLFNGKQEITLAKNQADALIKYSEIIKSLSEEDQPIITMNDLMIRYLSEVTPTKAINTQKLDIISIKRLRTVFGEIPVIEFETPWVFKYKDKNKDRKKATNNDLAVLSHLFSKAIEWGIIKNEQHPMRGLNIKFSMKSRTRYVEHWELEEFLSVCSPFINAYVKLKLATGLRQGDLLRLTIDNLQDDGIYSVHQKTGKKTIYTWNEERREAIIACLKVRPCESKYIFCTRDGNSYSDGSQASGFASIWQRYMKKALNTTNLKERFTEHDLRAKVATDSDDIEQARKRLGHSSTSLTKKVYDRKAEIAD; this comes from the coding sequence ATGGAACGACAACGGATAAAGACATTTGCTCAATCTGTGCGCTGGAAAAATGGTGCATGGAGATATAGAGTTCCTAGATGGGTATCAGAAGCGCAAAGAAAACAACTCTTTAATGGCAAACAAGAAATAACATTAGCAAAGAACCAAGCTGACGCTTTAATAAAGTATTCAGAAATAATAAAATCACTCTCTGAAGAAGATCAACCAATTATAACAATGAATGACCTAATGATTAGGTACTTATCAGAAGTAACACCAACTAAAGCTATTAATACACAAAAATTAGATATTATTTCAATTAAAAGACTGCGTACTGTATTTGGTGAGATACCAGTAATTGAGTTTGAAACACCGTGGGTATTTAAATATAAAGATAAAAATAAGGATAGAAAGAAAGCTACTAATAATGACTTGGCAGTATTGAGTCACCTATTTAGTAAAGCTATTGAGTGGGGAATTATCAAGAATGAGCAGCACCCAATGAGAGGCTTAAATATTAAGTTTTCTATGAAGTCACGTACTCGCTATGTTGAGCATTGGGAATTAGAAGAATTTTTAAGTGTATGCTCTCCCTTTATTAATGCTTATGTAAAATTAAAACTAGCAACAGGTTTAAGACAAGGCGACCTGTTAAGACTTACTATAGATAATTTACAAGATGATGGTATCTATTCAGTACATCAAAAAACAGGAAAGAAAACTATCTATACATGGAATGAAGAACGAAGAGAAGCTATTATTGCGTGTTTAAAGGTTCGTCCTTGTGAATCAAAGTATATATTTTGTACTCGTGATGGTAACTCATATTCAGATGGCAGCCAAGCAAGCGGTTTTGCTTCTATATGGCAGCGATATATGAAGAAGGCATTAAATACTACTAATTTAAAAGAACGTTTTACAGAGCATGATTTAAGAGCTAAAGTAGCTACCGATTCAGATGATATTGAACAAGCTAGAAAAAGATTAGGTCACTCTTCTACCTCTTTAACTAAAAAAGTATATGATAGAAAGGCAGAAATAGCTGATTAA
- a CDS encoding LexA family protein, with translation MDRITRAVVLGGVREVVERYLPLVNNPVRAGFPSPADDYLETKLDLTEHLIPHPSATYYIRAAGDSMIEYGIFDGDLLVVDRSLEAKVGDILIVAIDGELTCKRLAYMPNSLCLVSGNPEYPTIPLEDKDVHVWGVVIHTIHSLRGRS, from the coding sequence TTGGACAGAATAACCCGTGCTGTTGTACTTGGCGGTGTCCGTGAGGTCGTTGAACGTTACCTACCGCTTGTTAATAACCCCGTTAGAGCTGGTTTTCCCTCACCTGCTGATGACTACTTAGAAACTAAACTTGATCTTACAGAACATTTAATTCCACATCCTAGTGCTACCTACTACATTCGAGCAGCAGGTGATTCTATGATTGAGTATGGAATATTTGATGGTGATTTACTAGTCGTTGATCGTTCTCTTGAAGCCAAAGTTGGTGATATTTTAATTGTAGCTATTGATGGTGAGTTAACCTGTAAACGTTTAGCTTATATGCCTAATTCACTTTGTTTGGTTTCTGGCAATCCTGAATACCCTACTATTCCTTTAGAGGATAAAGATGTTCATGTATGGGGTGTCGTCATACATACTATTCATTCTTTAAGAGGTAGAAGTTAG